The nucleotide window AGTGAAAGAAGGAGAGGATAGGGCACGCCAGTCTATATCAGGTACATCTGAGAATCTACCCTTGAAACAAACCCACTGCCTCCACTGCGGAAACGAGCTTGGCGCCACGGGTGTAGTGGAATCAGGAGGCAAGGCGTTCTGTTGCCGGGGCTGCCTATCTGTTTACGAGTTGTTGCATCGCCTTGGACTAGACGGCTATTACAAACTGAGGGAAGCTCTATCCGGAGAGCAAAATCAGCTTCCCATTGACCCCGATTCTTCGGAGAGCTATGAGTATCTCAATCAAGATAATTTCATAAAACTTTACACAACCGAAGGATCGTCGCTAACCATGAATTTTTACATCGAGGGGATTCACTGCGCCGCATGCCTATGGCTGATTGAAGGAATCCCCAGAACTGTTTCTGACATTGAATCTGTTTCGCTCAATATGTCTACCAACGTGGCTGAGGTGAAATTCAAAAATGAGAGGAGATTCTCCTCATTCCCGGAAATCGTAAGACGGTTTGGTTATAAGGCCCATCCCCTCAGGATTGATGAAGAGGCGGAGGAACTCCAGGACCGGGAGAACAGAAGGTTTCTTATCAGGCTGGGCGTGGCAGCGGTTTGCGCCGGAAATATCATGCTCCTCTCTGCGGCTATATACGCCGGAGCAAGTGGGGTATTCGCCAAACTTTTCACCCTCTTGAGTCTTATACTGTCGGTTCCAGTAGTTACTTACAGCGCTTTTCCATTTTATAAGGGTGTGCTCTCGTCTCTCAAAGTAAAGCGCGCCACGGTGGACATACCGGTTGTTTTTGTCATTGCGGTCGGTTTTCTCCTGAGCGCCTACAATTTCTTCAAAGGGAGCGACCGGGTTTACTTCGACTCGATAACCATTTTCATTTTTCTCTTACTAGCCAGCCGTTATTTCCTTAAAAGCGTCCAGGAAAGGGTATCCGGCAAACGGCTATTAGGCAGAAACCTCTTTCCTTCAAACCGGATTCTGGTATGGGATGAGAAGAACAGGCAGTACTTTTTCCAGCCTATAACCGACCTTAAAATAGGGGATAAGGTCAAGCTTAGAGGCGGAGAAAGGATCCCGGTAGACGGCACTCTCATATCATCAAGCGCACTCCTAAACCTCTCCGTGCTTACCGGGGAGAATATTCCCCAAACCGTCCTCAAGAACGATGAGCTGTTCGCCGGTTCGGTGTTGGAATCCGAAGAGGCCGTAATTCAAGTGGTAAGAACCGGGGAGGAAACACGTATCGGAAAGATTCTGAGCGAGGTTGAAAAAAACTATCAGAGTAAAATCAGTTTCTCTACCTACAGCGACAGGTATGCCACGGCATTCACTTCACTAGTGGGTATAATTGCCGTCCTATCTTTTCTCTTGATTTCTGCTGTTTATGGTCCATCCGAGGGATTGAATAGGGTGATGGCATTTGTGTTAATTGCCTGTCCCTGCGCTTTTGTCTTTGCCCTTCCTCTCTCCCTGGGCTTATCTTTAAGCTCGGCGGTCGAAAGCGGTTTTCTGGTCAAGGACTCAAAGGTCTTTGAGAAGGTAAGGTCGATAAAAAACGTCTTTTTTGACAAGACCGGCACCTTAACCAAGGGGGTATTCAGGATACTTAACTGGAATGTTGAAGCCTTATCCCTTGAAGACCAAGCAGCTGTTCTGGCTATTGAAAAAGAATCGAGCCATCCCATAGCCCGGGCCATTGTGACCCATCTCTCCGATAAAAAACTGGTTTTGCCCGTGGTGGAGGGATATAGGCACATCTATTCAAAAGGAATAGAGGCAAGGGTCAATGGCCACACTTACAAATTCATATCGGATAGAGAACTGAATTGCCAGAATAACTTAAACCAGGTCATAACCACAAGGATACTCATCTATAAGGACGAAGAGCTTCTTTCCGAAATTTTACTGGGTGATTCGATTAAGGAGGATGCCAAATACGTGATCGAAGAGCTTAAGGCGAGAAAGCTCAACATATTTATTCTCTCGGGCGATAGAGAAAACAACGTGAAGCAGGTTTCGGAGAAGCTGTCAATAGGGTTAAATAACGTATTTTGGGAAAAGGCCCCGGAGGAGAAGTCAGAGATTGTTAAATCCGTCAAAAATTCGATGATGGTCGGAGATGGATTAAACGATGCTGGTGCGCTTTCATCGGCGGATATAAGCGTGGCCATACAGGGGAGCGTGGAGGAAAGCCTTAAGGTATCAGACGTCTATGTTTTGAATAACGACCTTTTCACCATCATCGACTTGTTAGACCATGGTGAAGCCTCAATTAGGACGACGAGCCGCAATAGAACCTTCTCCATTGTTTATAACCTGACCGCGGGCGCCTTTGCCTTGCTCGGATTTATTGGTCCTTTAATCGCAGCGATACTGATGCCCTTAAGCTCTCTTATCTTGATAAGCTCAGCGCTATATGGGAAAAGTGTCCTCAAAGCAAAGGAGAAGAATAGGGTTTACTCATGAACGTCATTTTCCTGACCCTGGGTATCTCATTAACGCTCGCCCTGGTTTTTCTCCTGGGCTTTTTATGGGCCACCAGAAAGGGCCAGTATGATGACCTTACCACCCCGGGCCAAAGGATGTTGATTGACGACTTTGATGGAAGAAAGAATGAAAGCAATAACCAGGAGGAATAGCTAAATGCCTGATGGGAAAGAAGTCGGAGGCGGAATTATGGAAAGGGTTATCTATGACGACGACATAGTAAAAAAGTTTATACTGGCCACCATCTTCTGGGGGACGGCCGCTTTTCTGGTAGGTTTGCTGGCTGCGTTGCAGTTAGCGTTTTGGCAGGGCAACCTCAACCTGGAATGGCTGACCTTTGGAAGGATCCGTCCCCTACACACCAATGCGGCTATTTTCGCTTTTGGCGGGAATATCATCTTTGCCGGGATATACCATTCGATGCAAAGGCTGCTAAAAACAAGGTTATACTCGGACATTCTCGGTCGGATTCACTTCTGGGGCTGGCAGCTTATAATTCTGGGGGCTCTTATAACCCTTCCGCTGGGGTATTCTCAGAGTAAGGAATATGCGGAACTGGAATGGCCTCTGGACATTGCCATCGCCTTTGTGTGGGTAGTGTTTGCGGTCAACTTCTTCGGCACCATCGCCATGAGGAGGGTGAAACACCTCTATGTGGCCTTATGGTTTTATATCGCCACGATAATAACCGTTGCCGTACTGCACATCGTGAATTCCATAGAGATTCCGGTCAGTTTTTTCAAAAGCTACCCGGTTTACGCCGGGGTACAGGATGCCCTGGTTCAATGGTGGTACGGACACAATGCTGTAGCATTTTTCCTAACCACTCCTTTCCTTGGCTTGATGTATTACTACGTTCCCAAGGCAGCCAACCGGCCGGTTTACAGCTATAAGTTATCGGTAATCCACTTCTGGTCTCTGGTCTTTCTTTACATCTGGGCCGGTCCCCATCACCTGCTCAACTCTGCTCTTCCGGACTGGGCGCAGACACTGGGAATGCTCTTCAGCCTCATGCTCTGGGCGCCAAGCTGGGGAGGGATGATAAACGGACTCCTGACATTAAGAGGAGCTTGGCATCTTCTCCGCACCGACCCCATAATCAAGTTTCTGGCCGTGGCCGTGACCTTCTACGGAATGTCCACGTTCGAGGGGCCGCTCCTGTCAATAAAGTCGGTGAATTCCCTTGCTCATTATACCGACTGGATTATTGCCCATGTCCATGGGGGCACGCTCGGATGGAACGGTTTTCTCACCTTCGGAATCATCTACTACCTGGTCCCCAGGCTCTGGAACAACAAGATATACAGCCATAAACTGATGAACACCCACTTTTGGATTGGCCTATTGGGGATTCTTCTTTACTACATATCCATGTGGGCTAGCGGCATTACCCAGGGTTTAATGTGGAGAGCCGTCGACGAAGGGGGTCAACTGGTTTATCCCGATTTCGTGGAGACGGTCATGAGGATCGTCCCCTTATATTACGTGAGATTCCTGGGCGGGCTGCTTTATCTAATCGGTTTCTTCCTCCTTATATATAACGTATGGATGACCATTAAAACTGCTCCCAAGGAGGAAAAGGCAGCCGCGGTCGAGGTTCCGGCTAGAGAGGGCGAGCACGTTTCGCTGGGTACGGGCCATAGGAAGCTCGAAGCGCTTGGGGCCATATTTACGGTATTACTCTTTATATCCATAGCCGTAGGCTCGATTATAGAGATTATTCCCACCCTTTCTATATACAAATACCTGCCTCCCCCATCCAAAACTCAGCCGTACACTCCGCTTGAGCTGGCCGGAAGGGACATTTATGTAAAGGAGGGCTGTTATGTGTGCCACTCCCAGATGGTCAGGAAATTGCCATTTGATGTTCTCCGTTTCGGCCAGCCGTCCACTATAGAAGAATCCATGTATGACCGGCCGTTCCAGTGGGGGTCTAAGAGAACGGGTCCAGATTTAGCCAGGGTAGGGGGGAAGTATCCAGACATGTGGCATCTCCGTCATATGATAGACCCGAGGGAGATTACTCCAAACTCGATTATGCCGTCATATCCGTGGCTTGCCCATAAGAAAATAAACTACCTCTCCCTTAGAAAGAAGCTAAGCGTCATGAAGCGGCTTGGCGTTCCCTATGACGATGATACGGTGGCTAATGCGGATATATATGCACAGAAGGAAGCGGAGAGGGTCTATGAGGGACTTCTAAGTCAAGATCCATCGCTTACCGAAGTAAAAGACACCGAAGTG belongs to Thermodesulfobacteriota bacterium and includes:
- the ccoN gene encoding cytochrome-c oxidase, cbb3-type subunit I, whose translation is MPDGKEVGGGIMERVIYDDDIVKKFILATIFWGTAAFLVGLLAALQLAFWQGNLNLEWLTFGRIRPLHTNAAIFAFGGNIIFAGIYHSMQRLLKTRLYSDILGRIHFWGWQLIILGALITLPLGYSQSKEYAELEWPLDIAIAFVWVVFAVNFFGTIAMRRVKHLYVALWFYIATIITVAVLHIVNSIEIPVSFFKSYPVYAGVQDALVQWWYGHNAVAFFLTTPFLGLMYYYVPKAANRPVYSYKLSVIHFWSLVFLYIWAGPHHLLNSALPDWAQTLGMLFSLMLWAPSWGGMINGLLTLRGAWHLLRTDPIIKFLAVAVTFYGMSTFEGPLLSIKSVNSLAHYTDWIIAHVHGGTLGWNGFLTFGIIYYLVPRLWNNKIYSHKLMNTHFWIGLLGILLYYISMWASGITQGLMWRAVDEGGQLVYPDFVETVMRIVPLYYVRFLGGLLYLIGFFLLIYNVWMTIKTAPKEEKAAAVEVPAREGEHVSLGTGHRKLEALGAIFTVLLFISIAVGSIIEIIPTLSIYKYLPPPSKTQPYTPLELAGRDIYVKEGCYVCHSQMVRKLPFDVLRFGQPSTIEESMYDRPFQWGSKRTGPDLARVGGKYPDMWHLRHMIDPREITPNSIMPSYPWLAHKKINYLSLRKKLSVMKRLGVPYDDDTVANADIYAQKEAERVYEGLLSQDPSLTEVKDTEVIAMIAYLQALGKKTSAEGVSQLNK
- a CDS encoding heavy metal translocating P-type ATPase — its product is VKEGEDRARQSISGTSENLPLKQTHCLHCGNELGATGVVESGGKAFCCRGCLSVYELLHRLGLDGYYKLREALSGEQNQLPIDPDSSESYEYLNQDNFIKLYTTEGSSLTMNFYIEGIHCAACLWLIEGIPRTVSDIESVSLNMSTNVAEVKFKNERRFSSFPEIVRRFGYKAHPLRIDEEAEELQDRENRRFLIRLGVAAVCAGNIMLLSAAIYAGASGVFAKLFTLLSLILSVPVVTYSAFPFYKGVLSSLKVKRATVDIPVVFVIAVGFLLSAYNFFKGSDRVYFDSITIFIFLLLASRYFLKSVQERVSGKRLLGRNLFPSNRILVWDEKNRQYFFQPITDLKIGDKVKLRGGERIPVDGTLISSSALLNLSVLTGENIPQTVLKNDELFAGSVLESEEAVIQVVRTGEETRIGKILSEVEKNYQSKISFSTYSDRYATAFTSLVGIIAVLSFLLISAVYGPSEGLNRVMAFVLIACPCAFVFALPLSLGLSLSSAVESGFLVKDSKVFEKVRSIKNVFFDKTGTLTKGVFRILNWNVEALSLEDQAAVLAIEKESSHPIARAIVTHLSDKKLVLPVVEGYRHIYSKGIEARVNGHTYKFISDRELNCQNNLNQVITTRILIYKDEELLSEILLGDSIKEDAKYVIEELKARKLNIFILSGDRENNVKQVSEKLSIGLNNVFWEKAPEEKSEIVKSVKNSMMVGDGLNDAGALSSADISVAIQGSVEESLKVSDVYVLNNDLFTIIDLLDHGEASIRTTSRNRTFSIVYNLTAGAFALLGFIGPLIAAILMPLSSLILISSALYGKSVLKAKEKNRVYS
- the ccoS gene encoding cbb3-type cytochrome oxidase assembly protein CcoS; the protein is MNVIFLTLGISLTLALVFLLGFLWATRKGQYDDLTTPGQRMLIDDFDGRKNESNNQEE